The Clostridia bacterium nucleotide sequence TAACACCGTCGTTGAACGTGGCCGCCAGAGGCTGGGCGCCGCCCATTCCACCAAGGCCGGCTGTTAGAACAAGCCGCCCCTTGAGGGTTCCGCCGAAATGCTTCTCCGCCGCCGAAGCGAAGGTCTCGTATGTTCCCTGCAGTATTCCCTGGGTCCCTATGTAGATCCAGCTCCCAGCTGTCATCTGACCGTACATCGTTAGCCCTTTCGCCTCAAGCTCCCAGAACTTCTCCAGGGTCGCCCAGTGAGGGACGAGCATAGCGTTGGATATGAGCACCCTGGGCGCGTCCGCGTGAGTGCGGAACACCGCAACCGGCTTCCCGGACTGCACAAGCAGAGTCTCATCGCCCTCGAGATTCCTCAAGGCGTCCACAATAGCGTAGAAGGACGCCCAGTTCCGAGCGGCCTTGCCCGCGCCGCCGTAAACGATCAGGTCCTCTGGCCGCTCAGCGACTTCGGGGTCGAGGTTGTTCATTAGCATGCGCATGGCGGCCTCCTGCTGCCAGCCTTTGCACGAAAGCGCCTGCCCTCGCGGGGCACGTATCACTCTTTGCATACCATGATCCCTCCAGCGCGCATTTTGGCTCTGATGCGATAAACGAAAAGGCCAGCCGTCGCCCGCTGACGTGCGGCGCTTGGGCTGGCCTCATGCTTATCTAGGTCCTCAATCAATGCCCACTGCCCGGCCTAAGCAGGCGAACCTTCCGGACTCTGCCTGGATCTGTCCGACTTCCCAGCCTTCAGCCGCTCCCCAATCGCCGCGATGGCGCCCTTCGCATCCGAGCCGGCGGGGGCCTGCTCCGACCCTATGCCCGCACCCGACGCACCTTCTGCATTTGCGCCATCCGCCTGCTGATCTCCTTCAGCAGGATCCGCAAGCAAACGCGTTAACTCCTCGCCCTCTATGGTCTCCTTGTCCTTGAGCACATTCGCAAGAAGCTCCAGCTTATCTCTGTGCTCAGTCAGGATCTGCGTGGCCCGCGCGTAGGCATCCTCAACAATGCGATGGACTGCAGCGTCGATCTTCGCTGCCACCTCTTCGCTGTAGTTGCGGTCCCGTGATATGTCGCGGCCAAGGAACACCTGCTCCTCCTGGCCGCGCCCGAATGTCATCGGGCCGAGCTCGCTCATCCCGTACTCAGTAACCATCTTGCGGGCTGTCTTGCTCACCCTGTCGAGGTCGGTCTGAGCCCCGGTGCTGATCTCTCCGAAAACGAGTTCCTCCGCGACCCTGCCGCCGAGAGCGACCGTGACTTCGTTCAGAATCTCGGATTTCGTTGCGTAACGGTATCTCCGGTCGTCCTCCGGGACCATGAGCGTGTAGCCGCCAGCGCGGCCCCTGCCCACTATCGACACCTTTACCACGGGGTCTGCTCCAGGGAGCATGTGCCCGAGCACGGCATGCCCCGCCTCGTGGTATGCTACAAGATCCTTCTCCTGCGGGCTGAGGATCCGGCCCTTCTTGGCAGGCCCAGCCACTATTCGTTCGATGGCCTCTGACGTCTCCTCGTTCCCAATCCGCTTGCGGTTGCGGCGTGCGGAAAGCAACGCCGCCTCGTTCAGCACGTTCGCCAGGTCCGCTCCGGTGAACCCAGGCGTGCGCTTTGCCACCGCCTTCAGATCCACATCAGCCTCAAGCGGCTTGTTCTTGGCGTGGACGTTGAGGATCGCTTCCCGCCCCGCTTGATCAGGCACATCCACTACGATGTGTCGGTCGAATCTGCCGGGGCGAAGCAAGGCAGAGTCCAGAATGTCAGGCCTGTTCGTTGCGGCGAGGATGATGACTCCCGAGTTGG carries:
- the ftsH gene encoding ATP-dependent zinc metalloprotease FtsH translates to MRSLALWLLLGLIAVSISNSWLAGRTKTEDITASQFMRYWQDRKVTKLEIIGDNAIRGTLADGKKFKLYYPDVKGLIEDVRDDPDLASRVELSMEPESAAGWWIALIPNLISIVLLVAVFFFIMNQLQGGGNKAMQFGKSKAKIHVEDRGKVTFQDVAGVDEVIEELNEIVDYLKHPKRYIELGARIPRGILLVGPPGTGKTLLAKAVAGEADVPFFSVSGSDFVEMFVGVGASRVRDMFDQAKKNAPCIVFIDEIDAVGRQRGAGLGGGHDEREQTLNQLLSEMDGFDPNSGVIILAATNRPDILDSALLRPGRFDRHIVVDVPDQAGREAILNVHAKNKPLEADVDLKAVAKRTPGFTGADLANVLNEAALLSARRNRKRIGNEETSEAIERIVAGPAKKGRILSPQEKDLVAYHEAGHAVLGHMLPGADPVVKVSIVGRGRAGGYTLMVPEDDRRYRYATKSEILNEVTVALGGRVAEELVFGEISTGAQTDLDRVSKTARKMVTEYGMSELGPMTFGRGQEEQVFLGRDISRDRNYSEEVAAKIDAAVHRIVEDAYARATQILTEHRDKLELLANVLKDKETIEGEELTRLLADPAEGDQQADGANAEGASGAGIGSEQAPAGSDAKGAIAAIGERLKAGKSDRSRQSPEGSPA